TGTCTGCCCACTGCACCCGGGCCGTGTCTGGGTGCcaggctccttcccccatccccacaGCAGTGCCCGCCATGGCTAAAGCCTACGACCACCTCTTCAAATTGCTGCTGATTGGGGACTCAGGGGTGGGCAAGACTTGTCTGATCATTCGATTTGCGGAGGACAACTTCAACAGCACTTACATCTCCACCATTGGTGAGCCCACCGGCCCAGACAACAGATCCCACGTGGCCCCCAGACCCCTTGCTCCTGACCCTCAACTCTTCAAAGTCCCGCAGATCACCTCTCCCCATTATCCCAACTTTTCAGCCTCTCAGGAGTGAAGTCTCTCAACTTCTTACCCGTAGTCCTTCTTCACCATCAGTCTACCAATTTTCCTCAGTCACTGCCCAAATTCCTAGCCCCGACCTCCCCGAGGACTTTCAGCATCACTTCAAGTTCCCAGAAGTCCCGTTTTGTGGGACCCCTCTTCTTAGTATTCTTAGAGGTTTTCATTACCTCAGCTTCCCATCCCCCACTCTTCTCTTTGCGCTTGGGCTTTCCTCCCTTCGTACTATCTTCATTCACTTCAAATCTTCCAAGCctatttcccaaactttttccCCTTATCCTCCTAACCCCAAGCCCCTAATTCTCCTGAAGAACACTCTGCATATGCGTCTGGCCAGAAATACCCAAGTCTTTATTCCTATTCCTTATCCCATCCCTATACCTCTTAGTCTCCCTGCAACTCAGACCAATAGAAGGCGGGGTGGGGAAGATTCTCAAGGGGAGGAGATCATCCTGGGGGTTAGGACTTTAGGTTTGTGATTCTGAATCCTCAAGGAGTCTAGTGGGAAAGCTAAAACCGGGGGAAGGATTACTGGGGTCTCTGACTCAGCCTGATGACTCATTCTGTCCCCCTGGGAGCCCCCAACATACAAGAAGTATGTACCCAAGTTTCCACTGAGGGTATGAGAACAATATATCCCTAGGACATACACACACAGGGATAGAGATAATTGTGTTAAGGagatgagagaagggaaagactaCTCCATGTTAGCTTCTTTTGCTCAGAAATAGTCTTGTGAATTCAGCCTTTCTGCTCCCTTCAACCCTATAGATATAGAAAGGgattccttctccccttctctctttctcctttccccacccACTAACCCTCCACCTGGACTCTAATATACTTATCCCATCTCTAGGAATTGACTTCAAGATCAGAACTGTGGACATTGAGGGGAAGAAGATAAAACTTCAGGTCTGGTGAGTGAATTCTTGGAAACCTCAGCTTCTTCTTTCATTCCCCCAATACAAAATCTCATTCTACCTGTCTCCTAATCATTCCCTCTACTtgtcattcatctctcttatatATCTTCATTTTCTCCCTGCCTCTTTTGTCTCCCATATCTCCATCTCTCTGACAATCAAATGTTTACTGATCATTCATACTGTGCTGGATACTATGAAGGACAGAAAAGACATAAGGTAGGTTTCTGCTTTCATAGTGTTCACAGTCTAGTTAAGGAGACAAGACTCAACACATAGGaattattattatgcaaagaGAAGACAGTGTATGTTTAGGGGTCATCCACTGAATACACATTAATAAGTTCTTATTAGTGGGCCCATGTCCACCTGGAAGGTCTTTAGTAATATGTACCTGGTATGCATGCTGAGctttttactatttaaaattGTAGTTAATGGTCTGGATAATACATAGATATCATCCTTATCTGATTTCCAGGTGACACAAATCAAGGAGGGATAGCTAATATGCTGGATTTGAATCATAATTCAAAAAAAAGGTCTTGGCTGGCTTGGACCTTGGGATTAatataataagataaaaattttaaatggataaatgtatatatatatgtgtgtgtgataaatgctattatggtttataaagaataatgaaggggatggttttagaaaaacttgagaagacttttatgaactgctgcaaagtgaagtgaacagaaatgGGAGATATACAATAAAAAAGACACTCTAAAGATAAACAACTCAAAGTTTAGGGACACTGATCAACACAGTAGAGCCATAGATCCTggggactcatgataaaacatgctaTTTACTTTCAGATAGAGAAGGAATGGCCTAAAACAaaggagagattgaaaaatacatgtgtgtatgtatgtatatatatatgcatacatatacacacatacacacatgtatgtgtgagagagagagagacttttttGGATATGGATaaggtgagaatttgttttgcttgactatacatatttgtaacaggttatttttcttgttttcttaatgaGTTGGGGAGGAGAGGTAGGAGAAAtactttagaaattaaaataaaataaaattgaattcaaaaatataaagttttatattttgGTTCAAAATATTGATTTCACAAGTAGAAGATAGGAGGTCTGGTTAAACAACAGTTTGAAAAATCTCTAGGAGTATTAGGGGATCACAATCTCAATATAGAATGATAGTCAAAAAAGTTAATGAGATTAATAATGCATTAAGAGACATTTGTACTCTACTGGTGTCCTCAAGATGTTGGGAGATATAAAGAAGGTCTCTACACCCAATGGAATGTGGACATAAGAAAGGGAATAGACACAGACTACAATACTTTCATAAAAAATTGTATCTCATGTAAATCAGTTGCCATAATGAGGCAAAAGGAGCCTAAAAAGCATCTTCCTAAATAAACAGTTGACCTGACTTACTTCCCAAGAGGAGAGATTTGGTAACCAAAGGCAACATCTATCTGTAATATAAACTTGtttgtaaaataatgataaaaggtTATGAGCATCTCCTAGAACAGAGAAGTAATAATGGGTAAAGCCAGTCTAAAGAAAGCTTACTGAGTCTCAACTAAGAAAAAACATTCAAAGGactttcaaaatgaaaatgtaagGAGAATGacacagaaaaatggaaaagatctgcaaaAATTTTCGTTAAAagctttttttactttcaagAACAGTAGAGCCAGCACACTTATACTCTAATATCATAGTCTTGGCTGTAcctatagaggaagaaaaaaatggcacTAAAGACAATAAATATAGGAGAAGCAACTGAGTTAAATCAATTCTGTACAAAAGTCAATTCTGTACAAAGAAGGTCTATGGTAGAGGTGACAAAGTTGAGAGGGCATTGATTGACCCAAAAGGTaactgaaggagaggaaaatacCAGAGATGTAGAAAAAAATCTTGGACCATATTAATGCccttccctaaaaaaaaaaaaaaaaaagatatcaactaACAACCTATATGcttactttcttatttatgtaaaaattttctgagaatcatttatatatgtatccAGGGTATTCTCAATGAAGATATTAATATAGTGGAAAAACAGGCAGAGTTTCACAAGCCAAAATGTTCCTTGGTAGATTAAATCTGTTTCATTGTATAATTGATTAGAATAATcatattagctagcatttatatagtgcttactatgtgccaggcactttgctgagAGCTTTTTAAATactatctcattcgatcctcacaaccCGATActtttattaccttcattttacacttgaggaaatgaatgcaaataaaggttaagtaatttggccaaggtcacagaaatagtaagcttctgagggtagatttgaactcagatctttctgactccataccCAGCATTCTACTTCATCACCTAGAAATAGGAGAATATGACCTCCTAGGCTTGTTGGTTGTATTATTGTTTGGAAGAGCAAATTGCCTCCTTAAAGGCTGTTTCTCATTCATACAAATGTCCCCTATACATATATCAACATTATCCAAGATTCTTTGAAAGAACAACAGAAATAATCTCTCAGCCTGTTTCATGTTAATAGCCTTTATCTCAcaaagttgttatgagaatcaaattaagTAACATGTGGAACACTTCTCAAActctaaagcactatataaatattcttcttctttttattattattattaatatatatcatGGTAGGGTACTACAAATGAACAGCAAACAAGTTGAGCCCAGTATAGAACAGAAGGAAAATTTGCCTTGAGGAAACAGATCTTTTGATTATCTGAAACTTCTCCCAGaaacaaaggcccatcttttaCCTACCAATATTCTACTAGTCTTGTAAGGTCAAGAAGTCATAGAACACAACAATCTCCATAGAAGTAAGGATGGGTGTCACTCAGAGGATAATTAAGAGGCTCATGGTGGGTATTAGCAGACTGCAGCACATTAAAAAGTAAGGAAATGCAGAGAAAAATTACAGTAAATGATATCATCATCAAGATCTTGGTacggaaggggagaggaggaagaagaacagtaggaaaagaaagggggagaagaagaagatgaggaggaggaggagaaggaggaggaggaaagccTGGTCATGTGTTGAGAACAAAAGATAACTATGGGGCATCCCCTATGCTCGATGGGAACCTGTGTGAGGAAGCCAGGAAGGAAGCTATATCCCAGCACACTGCGTGGACCCTCATGGCCAAATTATGGGAGGATAGAGGTAACCACTGATTTATTGAGAGTGGCATCATTGGAGGCAGTATGCCCACTGATTAGATTACTAGTtcatttgtatatttgagtgGTAGAAGATAGGGaaacactgaagatttttgagctggAGAGATAAAATGATGAAAGCAGGGTCTTAGGAAGAAAAATCAGGCAGCAGGATCATTTGAGAGGGTAGGAAGAGTCATGAAggcctctttcctttttctgtctcattttttccctccatctTCCTCATGAGTTCCttgaatattctctttttttctccctcatttgaTCTCTCCACTCAAATTCCAAGCTTCTTGAGGTACAAGCTTCCAATTGGTGTTGGGTGGATATAGCCTGAAAAACATGCCCTAACATCCTTCTCTCTCTGATCCCTCACCCAGGGACACAGCAGGACAAGAGAGATTCAAGACTATCACAACTGCCTACTACCGTGGGGCCATGGTATGAATGGGGAAGGCAGGACATATTATGGGCAAGAAATGAAGGTAGGGAGGTATAGAATGGGGGAATGTGGGGCCAAAATGGTTGGCAGTCAAGGAAAAGGCAAGAAGGGGCTTAGAGTAGAAGTGAAGTGGAGGGTCTGTGTGCACTGGGATTTAGGTTAGAACTTCCAAGGATGTTCTATAGGTTTGGGGGAGTGGCACCAAGGAGGTACACCATATAAGAAAAGGGCTGGGTGTAAAGTTCCTCCCCCACATTGTCTCTGTCTGTGcctctcttccccatcccagGGTATTATTCTTGTCTATGACATCACAGATGAGAAATCCTTTGAGAATATTCAGAACTGGATGAAGAGTATCAAGGAGGTTTGTGTTTGAGGAGAAATACTAAAGGGGACTCAATTTATTCTTTGGGAAGGAGCCTGGGAATGCCTGAGAAAGGGGTTTAGGATGGAGAACTGGTTCATGGAGAGGTCGGGGCAGGTAAAAGGTCCTTGACATTTTAGGGCACCTTGATTCTCACCATTATCCTCATCCTTTCAGAATGCCTCAGCAGGGGTGGAGCGTCTTCTGTTGGGAAATAAGTGTGACATGGAAGTGAAGAGGAAGGTGCAGAGGGAACAGGCAGAAAAGGTAGGAGACTCCAGGGTAAGAGAAGGATAGGGGGTGGGGGTACTCAGGGTTTGTGGGGAAATGACTGGGGCTTGAGGTGGCTGAGTGCAGGTTGGTGGGCAACATGGGGAAGAGCTAGGCAGGAAtgaaagaaatagggaaaggaCCAAGGAGTCCAGATCAAAGTGAGGAACAGGGGAGGGATGAGGCTTaaccatcttctttctttctctgccccAAAGCTGGCCCGAGAACATGGAATTCGATTCTTTGAGACGAGTGCTAAGTCAAGCCTAAATGTGGATGAGGTGAGGACCGGGAAGTGAGGGAACTAGAGGCTCAGTTATCCCTGTGAATGTGCCCTAATGTTACCCATaactacttttttccttcttcctttcctctaggCCTTCAGTTCTCTAGCCAGGGACATATTGTTCAAGTCGGGTCGGAGATCAGTGAGTTGGTATTCTGGAAGTGGAAAGTGAAGGGGTGGGGGCCAAAATACATTTCCTGCACTGGGAAGGGGGTGCCCTGGATGCCACTCTGAGTCTTCCACTAGCCTGACACTTCTTAGATCATAACACTAATCCCACTGTCCCACTCCAGCCCTGTCTGCCACTCTCATTTAATCCTTTCTCTTAGGGCAACAGCAACAAGGCCCCCCCAACTACTGATCTGAAGAGCTGTGAGAAGAAGAGTGGCACCAAGTGCTCCTTGGGTTAATAGCTGCTGATGACCCCAGTCCAAGACCCATCCTCTCAGCCCCTGGCCCAGAGGCTGGACCTGCTGgatttcagggagagggagagaaaaggaggggaaaaaaggaagaggaattatCTTGGGGACTTGGAGAATTGGGAGGGGCAGAAGGAgaaaagtgggggagggagagggagagagagaaagaacaagagatggagaagaaagaaaaagaaatcagaaaagtaaatgagaaataggggaaggggagaaaagagataGTGAGATGAGGGAGCAAAGGAGATGTGAGAGGGGAATGGGGAAAGTGAAATGAAGAGACACATCCCCTCctgattccttcctcttcctctcctccaaatCTCCAGCACAAACACTAAGTgtatatatctaatttttcttctgttaCTGGGTCATGCCCTGGGGTCAGGGTGGGGTAGGGAGCTCAGCTGGCTTAGCTCTGTCCCCTCCATACTCCCTCCTCCCAAAAGGGGAGTGGGGGCTCTGTTTTGTCACTCTAAATCTGAAAGGTCTTTTTTAGTATTAAAGACCAACATTTGCACAAACATTCTTGTTTTGGATACTTCATTCTCTCCGCCCTAGTCCATCCTCATCATTTCCTCTACTCCTTCCAACCCAATCACCATTATAAACTAGTTCATCTGTCTTATCCATAGGCCCTGCCTCAGCAATTTCACAGGTGGGAAAAATGAGCTAGGAAGGGATAGGTGAAAATGATTGTCAGCTTCTCtaccttcccatttctcttacaTCCTCAGCACCCTTGGGAAGCTACCATACCAATAGAGTAAGGAAACATCACCAGAATAAAGAGAAGATCTTGCCAGATAAATATCAATATGTAATTAATAAtgagaatttatatagtgcttattatttataacatatttattatatattatttatatggtGCTATATAATCATGTATATCATATGTAATAAGCAACAAAATTATTACATGAATTATTctaatataaactatatattataaCAACTTATATATTGCTTGTTACATGCTAGGCATTCCTTGAgctaagcactttgtaaatatttcttattcgatcctcacaaaaactctggaaggtaggtgctattattctttccatttcataattgtgaaaactgaagcaaacagaaattaagtgacttgtccaaagtcacacaactacgacatgtctgaggctgatttgaactcagttctttgaGTTTAGGcacagagttctatccactgtgccaccaagcaaCAGGAATGGAGAAGACATCAGTGGCAGAGTAGGAAAACACGAGACATCAAAAGAGAGTTGGGTTCAACATGGGTTGacgtggacatgattggggatgtagactcgaaactaccacaccaaagcaactatcaacaatttagaaataggtcttaatcaatgacacatgttaaaaccagtggaaatgctcatctgccatggggggggggagaggaattgggggggaagggatgaaggggaaagtaagagcatgaattatgtaaccatgttaacttttcaaaaaaaatattaataaatgtttttttaaaaatagagagttGGGTTCAGATTTGCTAGCTTTCTTACCATGGACAAGTCTCAACTTCtctgagtttcttcatttacaaaatgggtacaataatatttaactttctaacaattagaaggCTTCAGGTAAAGATGAGTATCATCAAGAGGCATTCTTGGTCAGGTATGGACTGGATAGCTATTGCTAAGACTCTTTCCaactttgaattttaatttgATCAGAGGTCACTGGAGACACtggggcaggaaaggtagatttgagaatcttcagcatagagatggtaattaaatctttGGCACCTGAGATCACCACATAAAGtattatagagggagaaaagaagaaggccCTGGACAGAAAACTGAGGGACATCTATGGCTACAGAATGTGATCTGGAGGAGACTGAAAAGGAACACTTAGGgaggagaaaaaccaggagaatggTATCccaaaatctagagagaagagagtatgaaGGAGAGGataatcaacagtgtcaaaagctgctaacaggtcaaggagaatgagattTGGGGAAAGGCCAATGGATTTGGCAACCAAGAGGTCCTTAGTAACTTTGAAAAGGACAGTTTTAGTAGAATGATAGGGTCAGAAACTGGATTTTAAGAAGTTAAGAAGACGGTGAAGAGAGAATAGAATTGTAGACTTTCTTTGGTGTTCAGCTACAAAAgcagaagagatagagaatgatAGTTATTGAGAATGGAAGGATCAAGTAAGGTTTTTTTCAGGATAGGGGAGAAATGGGCATGTTTGTATGCAGTCAAGAATAAACCAATAGAGAGGGAAAGATTGAAAAAAGTGAGAGTTTGGATGACAGGAGGGCAATCTGATAGATGAGACAGGATGAAATGGGATCTCGTGAATAAGTAGAGGGGGTGGCCTTGGTAAGGGGTAATTTCATTACATGAGAAAGAGGTAAAAAGGAGATGGTGTCAGAAAGCAACTGAGTgatgggaaatgaggaaagaagaatAAGGCAAAGTTATCAGCTgagagattgagagccaggcctagagacaggaggtcctaggttcaaatccagcctcagacacttcccagctgtgtgaccctgggcaagtcacttgacccccattgcctacccttaccactcttccacctataagtcaatacacagaagttaagggtttaaaaaataaataaataaataaataaaaagttaccAGCTGAGAGAGTCCATGTAGGTGGAGGCCTGGGAGGTTTGAAAGATGAATAGCTGGGAAGAACCCACTGTTGAGAGTTGGATTGTGAGTTGACAAGGGAGATATGAGTAGGACTGCCCagcagcagtgagggcccagttgaggttATGAAACAAAGAGCATTCATGTGAACTACAAATGTTATGGCTCTATCATAGGAAAGCTTTAGCCCTCCCATGCAGAAACCTCCTTGTCAGGTAAGGGCTTTGGGAAGCAGTTTGAAAACTACAGGAGAAATAAGTGAACAAGATTTATGGAGATTAAGACATTTCAGACCCAAGCGTGAGCATGGAGTCTTAGGTACCTTTTAAACTCCCTCCCCAAGTATCATGCTCTAATCTGTCAGAAGCAAAGCTGAAAAGTCCACAGACCTGTTCTGGGGTTGTGAGTTGAGCCAGGAGAAGCGCTCTTATACCTCTGATCCCTTGGAAGATAGGAATGGTGACAATAAGCTGATTCTGAACATGGTCTGCCTAGGGGAGGAGACCAGAAATGAGCTAAACCTAGTGGAGATTGTACCACCCCTGATGAAAATGGCAAGAAGAGTTCCTTTTGCCATCCTGAAGCCTTCAGTCCTGCCCATGGCCAATATTCAGAAACGAGCTCACTTCCCCTAACACTTTCCACCCTTAGTGGAAAGTCTTCAGGGTCAGTCCACATGAGTGGTTGTGATTTTATTATTCTGGGAAGAAGTAAAGTGAGGGGaatgaggaagatgaagaggccgttgaggaagaagaaaaaaaccgaTGAAGATTCTGATGAGAGATCCCTGGACACTTCTCTACCTAAGTCAACCAAGCGACTGGCCTCCAACAGCCAGATGGTAtctcaaagaaaaagaagctgGAGGAAGAACAGAGACCAAAGCTATGAAAGCAAGCATAGAACCCAAGAAATAAAGGCAATCTGGAGGAGAGGTAGTAAAGGCTctctttgtttttgcaaaatcAAGAAGAGAACAGTAACTGATAATAACTAtacttaatataataattattataagaaACCAtataatctgataaaaaaaaccataataataataaaaagtggtatgggctaggaAGGTCAAGCTGGTcagatactcttttttttttttttttttttttttttaattttaaacccttaacttctctgtattgacttataggtggaagagtggtaagggtaggcaaagggggtcaagtgacttgcccagggtcacacagctgggaagtgtctgaggccggatttgaacctaggacctcctgtctctaggcttggctctcaatccactgagctacccagctgccccctggtcagATACTCTTAAAGCTTCaataaatcagtcaacaagcatctgTCAACCTAAATGCCAGTcactgtgccaggtactatgataTGAAACAAAAACGTAACAGTTTTGTATTTGCTCTcgaggaataaatgaatgaaaaacattttattaagttcttactgcCAAACATTTTGCTTAGGCAGCTGGAGATAAaattacaaaagcaaaataatccttgccctcaagcttacattctaatagggcaGCAAAGACAACACACAGAGAACAATGgtggtcagggaagggacttggGGTCTGAGAAGGCCCAAAGATGGAACAGTAGGAGAGCCAACTGACACACCCCTTCTGGAGGTAATGGGGAGGATGGGGATGGAAAGGGATGATAAGTAGTAGCCAGAAGGAAATGGTTGGGTGAATATGAGGTTACATAGTTGCAGGGAAAGGAGAGTCAAGTAACTTAGCTTCTAGACGATCTCTAGTGCTCCAGTAGGAagaaagttgaagaaactgtTTTTAGTCTATCAGGAAAgatgtgttatataaatatgtttatgtgTACATGTATTTCATATGTGGGTGTATATCCTTTCACAAGATCTCTTTACATTTTACCCAACTTAAGAAAATTTTGACTCAGAAATTGTGTGTTGCAAAGCATTTCTGAAGGATATACCCCTTAAAGTGAGAGATTTTACTTCAAGGAAAAACTTGGGATCTTCAAAAGCACTTCgcaatttcccaaatgaaatctagccctctctcttcttcctataCAATACTCCACTTACATTGTACACTGAGATACCAGTTGTTCCAACAATCTATCCAACTTCATGTGATAACCTAGGAAATTGGAATCCTTCATCTAAGAGGGTCAGGAGCGAAagaatttatttctgcttttttgcaagtgaaaaaataaatgaagcttAGTGTTGTATTTCAGCAACCACAAACCAGTTTTCCTTCCAGTCAGTCAGAGGTCAGAGAATCTAGGTTCTTATAAAATGTGGGCATATGAACTTTGCATGGATATGGTAGGCTCAGGAAGAACCTACCTAGTATGACTCTGAATTCCTGTGTCTCCTTAACAAGGTTAAATGTCAGATAATGGGTGAATTCTTGCCCTGAGTATTtgcctttccctcttttaatagCACTAGAAGGATAATTTGTTATACACCTGGGCTACACCCTTGTACTTGTTCATTTAAAGAGAGACTGGAGAGATACAAGATAAGACTACAAAAAGCCACAAAGAAATTAGAATTAAGTCCATAGAGAAAAAGGCAGTAACAGAGAGGGGGTAAAAAATGGCAGTGAAGAGAGGCTACATGCTAGACCCTTCTTTAGAGAGGAAGATTGAACATTTGTGAGGATTCTCTAGAGAACTGCACAGCGCCAGAGAGTAGCACAATGGAGTTTTTGGACCAAGAAGAAACAGCAAGGGATATAGAAGAATAAGGCTAGATTCTGTACTATGTGGACAATGTAGGTCTGCAGTAATTCCAATTACTTGTTTCTTCTTTGGGAGATTGAAATAAAGGGAATTCAACCCtaatctagtctttttttttaaatttcccaatATAGTCTTCTAAATCTAGAGGACTATATTTGTCCCTGGGGAAAATGGAGACctataaaagaaggaagaactgTTTGACTGTTTATAAGTTTGGTGCAATTCCTTCAACTATATTTTTTATTGGGCTAAACAAAATTTGTGTTATATTGTACATTTTATTAGCCCAAGTCTTACATAGGAGCTGAGAGCTCTTACCCTTTTCCAAGTGGATGTAGACAAGGTAAATTCTGATATTCCCAGGGAAAATGTTTGTTGGGAAT
The window above is part of the Gracilinanus agilis isolate LMUSP501 chromosome 4, AgileGrace, whole genome shotgun sequence genome. Proteins encoded here:
- the RAB13 gene encoding ras-related protein Rab-13 isoform X1 — translated: MAKAYDHLFKLLLIGDSGVGKTCLIIRFAEDNFNSTYISTIGIDFKIRTVDIEGKKIKLQVWDTAGQERFKTITTAYYRGAMGIILVYDITDEKSFENIQNWMKSIKENASAGVERLLLGNKCDMEVKRKVQREQAEKLAREHGIRFFETSAKSSLNVDEAFSSLARDILFKSGRRSGNSNKAPPTTDLKSCEKKSGTKCSLG
- the RAB13 gene encoding ras-related protein Rab-13 isoform X2 — protein: MAKAYDHLFKLLLIGDSGVGKTCLIIRFAEDNFNSTYISTIGIDFKIRTVDIEGKKIKLQVWDTAGQERFKTITTAYYRGAMGIILVYDITDEKSFENIQNWMKSIKENASAGVERLLLGNKCDMEVKRKVQREQAEKLAREHGIRFFETSAKSSLNVDEAFSSLARDILFKSGRRSVSCNKAPPTTDLKSCEKKSGTKCSLG